In Lepus europaeus isolate LE1 chromosome 22, mLepTim1.pri, whole genome shotgun sequence, the following are encoded in one genomic region:
- the DIO3 gene encoding thyroxine 5-deiodinase: MPRQAASRLVVGEGDRAQGASGPAATMLRSLLLHSLRLCAQTASCLVLFPRFLGTAFMLWLLDFLCIRKHVLGRRRRGQPEPEVELNSDGEEVSPDDPPICVSDDNRLCTLASLRAVWHGQQLDFFKQAHEGGPAPNSEVVLPDGFQSQRILDYAQGNRPLVLNFGSCTUPPFMARMSAFRRLVAKYRRDVDFLIIYIEEAHPSDGWVTTDSPYVIPQHRSLEDRVRAARVLQQGAPGCALVLDTMANSSSSAYGAYFERLYVVQSGTIMYQGGRGPDGYQVSELRAWLRRYDQQLRGARPRRV; this comes from the coding sequence ATGCCTCGCCAGGCCGCCTCGCGGCTGGTGGTCGGGGAAGgcgacagggcccagggggcgtCGGGGCCTGCGGCCACCATGCTCcgctccctgctgcttcactccctgcgGCTCTGCGCCCAGACCGCCTCGTGCCTCGTGCTCTTCCCGCGCTTCCTGGGCACGGCTTTCATGCTGTGGCTGCTGGACTTCCTGTGCATCCGCAAGCACGTCctgggccgccgccgccgggggcaGCCCGAGCCCGAGGTGGAGCTCAACAGCGACGGCGAGGAGGTGTCCCCCGACGACCCGCCCATCTGCGTGTCGGATGACAACCGCCTGTGCACGCTGGCGTCGCTCCGGGCCGTGTGGCACGGCCAGCAGCTGGACTTCTTCAAGCAGGCGCACGAGGGCGGCCCGGCGCCCAACTCCGAGGTGGTTCTGCCTGACGGCTTCCAGAGCCAGCGCATCCTCGACTACGCCCAGGGGAACCGCCCGCTGGTGCTCAACTTCGGCAGCTGCACCTGACCACCGTTCATGGCGCGCATGAGCGCCTTCCGACGCCTGGTCGCCAAGTACCGGCGCGACGTCGACTTCCTCATCATCTACATCGAGGAGGCGCACCCCTCCGACGGCTGGGTCACCACCGACTCCCCCTACGTCATCCCGCAGCACCGCAGCCTGGAGGACAGGGTCAGGGCGGCCAGGGTGCTGCAGCAAGGCGCGCCGGGCTGCGCCCTGGTGCTGGACACCATGGCCAACTCCAGCAGCTCGGCCTATGGCGCCTACTTCGAGCGCCTCTACGTCGTCCAGAGCGGCACCATCATGTACCAGGGCGGCCGAGGCCCCGACGGCTACCAGGTCTCGGAGCTGCGCGCTTGGCTGCGGCGCTACGACCAGCAGCTGCGTGGCGCCCGGCCCCGGCGGGTGTAA